Proteins encoded by one window of Streptomyces sp. NBC_01477:
- a CDS encoding YdcF family protein has translation MLAYAPAFLLFLVFCVGVLREPRRFSNAVLLGLSLTFASAAWLLELIRAHETLGKDLTIALLVLAGLGVVALSWLLITNGVTMVSKEGRSLANLLSLLAGIALATLVALFITASVLRDHTLTVAAGTAVAVAGYIAFLFVCFIVYGFLYGRLHIRRRADYVVVLGSGLIGGTDVSPLLASRLERARAVHRKLAVRGRRPVLLASGGQGPDEKIPESHAMADYLVARGFPAALIDREDRSTNTEENLRFSKSIMEKANSGYRCVVVTNNYHVFRAAMISRRVGIRGHVVGSPTAAYFWPSAVIREFVAIFVAYWRTNLAVCLLFFLGGLSVWWLS, from the coding sequence ATGTTGGCCTACGCTCCGGCGTTCTTGCTCTTTCTCGTGTTCTGTGTCGGAGTGCTCCGCGAGCCGCGCCGCTTCAGCAACGCCGTTCTCCTGGGACTCTCCCTCACCTTCGCGTCGGCCGCATGGCTTCTCGAACTCATCAGGGCGCATGAGACGCTGGGCAAAGACCTCACCATCGCGCTGCTCGTGCTCGCGGGGCTGGGCGTCGTCGCCCTGTCGTGGCTGCTGATCACCAACGGTGTGACCATGGTGAGCAAGGAGGGCAGGAGCCTCGCCAATCTGCTGTCCCTGCTCGCGGGGATCGCGCTGGCGACTCTCGTCGCGCTGTTCATCACCGCCTCGGTGCTGCGCGACCACACGCTGACGGTGGCCGCGGGGACAGCCGTCGCCGTGGCCGGCTACATCGCCTTCCTCTTCGTCTGCTTCATCGTCTACGGCTTTCTCTACGGGCGCCTTCACATCCGCCGCAGGGCCGACTACGTGGTGGTGCTCGGCTCGGGCCTCATCGGCGGGACCGACGTGTCACCGCTGCTGGCCAGCCGTCTGGAACGGGCGCGGGCGGTGCACAGGAAGCTCGCGGTGCGCGGCAGGCGGCCGGTGCTGCTGGCCTCCGGCGGCCAGGGTCCCGACGAGAAGATACCGGAGTCGCACGCGATGGCCGACTATCTCGTCGCACGCGGCTTCCCGGCCGCGCTGATCGACCGCGAGGACCGCTCGACGAACACCGAGGAGAATCTGCGGTTCAGCAAATCCATCATGGAGAAGGCGAACTCCGGCTACCGGTGTGTGGTCGTGACGAACAACTACCACGTCTTCCGTGCCGCGATGATCTCGCGCCGGGTGGGAATAAGAGGGCACGTTGTGGGGTCCCCCACGGCCGCGTATTTCTGGCCCAGCGCGGTGATCCGTGAGTTCGTCGCGATCTTCGTCGCGTACTGGCGCACCAATCTCGCCGTCTGCCTGCTCTTCTTCCTGGGCGGACTGTCCGTCTGGTGGCTGAGCTGA
- a CDS encoding aldo/keto reductase, translating into MTSLRRLGSSDLEVFPLALGGNVFGWTADEEASFAVLDAYAAAGGNFVDTADSYSAWIEGNKGGESETIIGKWVKARGNRSDVVIATKVSQHPDYKGLSAATVKAAADASLRRLDTDHIDLYYTHFDDLDVPVEEIIGALDELVKAGKVRQIAASNITPERLRASLDFSDREGLARYVALQPHYNLVSRDTYEGELQDLAASEGLAAVPYFALASGFLTGKYRPGTTVDSARAGAVAKHLESERGRRVLAALDEVAAAHEAPVATVALAWLAARPTVATPIASARTADQLPALLGVAELTLKDEEVDRLTQASA; encoded by the coding sequence ATGACTTCTCTGCGCAGACTCGGCTCCTCCGACCTCGAGGTCTTCCCGCTCGCCCTCGGCGGCAACGTCTTCGGCTGGACCGCCGACGAGGAAGCCTCCTTCGCCGTGCTGGACGCCTACGCGGCCGCCGGCGGCAACTTCGTCGACACCGCCGACTCCTACTCCGCCTGGATCGAGGGCAACAAGGGCGGCGAGTCGGAGACGATCATCGGCAAGTGGGTCAAGGCCCGCGGCAACCGCTCCGACGTCGTCATCGCGACCAAGGTCAGCCAGCACCCGGACTACAAGGGCCTGTCCGCGGCCACCGTCAAGGCCGCCGCCGACGCCTCGCTGCGCCGCCTGGACACCGACCACATCGACCTCTACTACACGCACTTCGACGACCTCGACGTGCCGGTCGAGGAGATCATCGGCGCCCTGGACGAGCTGGTGAAGGCCGGCAAGGTCCGGCAGATCGCCGCCTCCAACATCACCCCCGAGCGGCTCCGCGCCTCGCTGGACTTCTCCGACCGCGAGGGCCTGGCCCGCTACGTGGCCCTCCAGCCGCACTACAACCTGGTCTCCCGCGACACCTACGAGGGCGAGCTCCAGGACCTCGCCGCGAGCGAGGGCCTCGCCGCCGTCCCGTACTTCGCCCTCGCGTCGGGATTCCTCACCGGCAAGTACCGCCCCGGCACCACCGTCGACAGCGCCCGTGCCGGCGCGGTCGCCAAGCACCTGGAGTCCGAGCGCGGCCGGCGGGTCCTCGCGGCCCTGGACGAGGTCGCCGCCGCCCACGAGGCCCCCGTCGCCACGGTCGCCCTCGCCTGGCTGGCCGCCCGGCCGACGGTCGCCACCCCCATCGCCTCGGCCCGCACGGCCGACCAGCTCCCGGCGCTGCTGGGCGTCGCGGAGCTGACCTTGAAGGACGAGGAAGTGGACCGCCTGACGCAGGCCTCGGCCTGA
- a CDS encoding winged helix-turn-helix transcriptional regulator has protein sequence MVERTRFNDSDCPVARSVDTIGDWWSLLIVRDAFDGSRRFGEFQRGLGVAKNILAARLRSLVAAGVLDTVPASDGSAYQEYVLTPKGQGLFPVIVALRQWGEQNLFAPGEPHSEMVDRRQGRPLRALEVRSADGRRLDADDTAVNKVG, from the coding sequence TCCCGTCGCGCGATCGGTCGACACGATCGGCGACTGGTGGTCGCTGCTGATCGTGCGGGACGCCTTCGACGGCAGCCGCCGCTTCGGGGAATTCCAGCGCGGCCTCGGCGTGGCGAAGAACATCCTTGCCGCGCGCCTGCGCTCCCTGGTCGCCGCCGGGGTCCTCGACACCGTCCCCGCCTCGGACGGCAGCGCCTACCAGGAGTACGTACTGACGCCGAAGGGCCAGGGCCTCTTCCCCGTCATCGTCGCGCTGCGGCAGTGGGGCGAACAGAACCTCTTCGCCCCCGGCGAGCCGCACTCGGAGATGGTCGACCGCAGGCAGGGACGCCCCTTGCGCGCGCTGGAGGTCCGCTCCGCGGACGGGCGGCGGCTCGACGCCGACGACACCGCCGTCAACAAGGTCGGCTGA